GATTCAATGGGGATACATTTCTATCTGGAATCGGAGCACATCCAAGGCAAAGAGGTCTGGCTTTCTACGCTGACCAATTTTTTGGCGCGGTTGGGCGTATCTCTCAGCTTTATTTTGCTTATCGGCTTCCTGCCGATACGAACGGCGGTCAATTGTTCCATTATCTGGGGGTTGGCCATATTGGCCGGGTTGAGCTACGCCATAGAACACAAGCGGGGGACGAACCCGTTTCACGAAGCTTTCGTGCATCTGAGCCTTGCCGTTCTGGTAATAACCGGAAGCCATTTTGCCGGAAGTTTTCTCATAGATAAATTCAAATAGCGCGCGCGGTTTTTTTGTAGAATATCCGTATGGTAAAAAATATTCAGGAATATTACCAATGCATACTGGACAACCTTACCGGCGGACTTGTAAGCGTGGACATGAGCGGAAAGGTGGTTTATATAAATCCCACCGCCGGCCGGATACTTCACCTTGAAAGTGTTCCCGGCTGCCTGGATAAGAAATACGACTCCGCTTTTGAAAGTTTCCCCGCGCTCAGGGATGTTATACGCGAAACCATTGAAACCGGAAAAACCGTGCGGCGCGCTGAGATTTCCATCATGCACGCCAGCACCCCCCTTATAATCGGTTACAGCACCATGCAAGTGCGCGGCGCCGACGGCAAGGAAATGGGAGTTACCGTTATTTTTCAGGACATTTCTTTTGTGGCCGCAAAAAAATAGCCATGACCAAAAGACATAAGGAGCCTAAAAGCCCCCATAACCCCGCGCAGCCTTCCGCCGCCGCGGCCAACGCCGGGCAGAGTCAGTATCAGCAAGATCAAGCGGTACCTCCACAAACCCAGAACGATTCCGCGCCCGCGCCGGCTCCTTCCATGAAGAAGCCGTTGTTGGTTTTTTGGAGTGCGGTGATACTTGCCGTGGCCGTTTCATGGACGCTTGAACATTTCATGCCTTTGGCGCACGAATACATAATTGAACGCTGTGTAATGCTTGTTTTCGGCGGCTTTCTGGCCGTTTTCCTCTTCTTCCTGAAATAGGATAACTACTCAGGTAGACAGTGGGCCGTTTGATGGCCAGAGGCCTTTGAGACGGCACCTCCAAAGGATTGTCAGAATTCAGTAGTCAGAAGCAGGAATTCTGAATTCTGCATTCTAAATTCTGTCTCCTGCCCTTTGACTATGCCCCCAAAATACATCAACTACTATTCTGTTCTTGGCGTGTCCAAAACCGCCTCCGGGGCCGAAATAAAGTCGGCCTATCGAAAGCTTGCCCTCAAACATCATCCCGACCGCAACCCGGGAAACAAAACCGCCGAGGCTAAATTCAAGGAAATAAACGAGGCCAACGAAGTTCTGTCGGACCCGGAAAAAAGAAAGCTCTACGACCAACTGGGCGAGAATTACCGCGACGGACAGAATTTTACCCCCCCGCCGGGCGGCGGCTTTGAGCACTCGCGCCAAGGCGGCTTCCAGTACACCGGGCAGGGCCAGGGACAGCATGATTTTTCCCAGTTCGAGGGGTTCAGCGATTTTTTTAATTCTATTTTCGGCGGTGCTGAAGGTTTTGGCGGGGCCGCGCATGGCGGTTTCGGGGATGCCGGCGGGTTTGAGCGGGCCGGCTATCCTCAACAGACGCGCTCAAGGCTTGACCTTGACGCAGAGCTTGAGCTTTCCCTTAAGGATCTGGTATGCGGCGGCCACAAGGACCTGAGCTTTTCCTATCGGACCGGCAGACGGACTGAAACGAAACAGGTGAGCGTCAACATTCCCAAAGGGCTGCGCGCCGGTTCAAGGCTGCGCCTTAAAGGTCAGGGCGCCTCCGCCCAGGGGAGAACAGGAGACCTTTACCTGAATATAAAAATAGCCGAGGACCCGCGTTTCACGGTTAAAGGCGACGACCTTGAAGTAAAAGTGACGGCCACTCCCTGGGACGCGGCCCTGGGCGCGGAAATCTGCGTTCCCGCCATTGACGGCCCTTTGACAATTAAACTCCCCCCCAATTCCCACACCGGCCGCAGCATGCGGATTTCCGGCCGCGGTCTGCCCAAAAAAGACGGCGCGCGCGGCGACTTATACGCCCTGATCGAGATAGACATCCCGGACAGCCTCACCCAGGAACAGCGGGACCTGTTTAAAAAACTCAAAGATCTGGAATAAAAACCGCCCCTCCTTCAGCCCTCAGCCTTCAGCCTTTCGATAAGACAAAGCCCCCACGCCCTTAGTTAAGGGCATGGGGGCGTAAAGGAAGCAGTAACGGAGTTCAGTTGAAGCGCGAGTTCTCTATTTTTATCTGCAGCTTCTGCGCTTTTTCCTGACCTGTAATTTCTATGCCGTTTTTGAAAGGCGTGCCTATCTCCTCAAGCAGGCCGTCGCCCTGCACGTAATAAATGGCTTCCTCGGTTATATCCTTCATGGCGGTGTGCACTTTCCATCTGAGCTTTACCTGCATGGAAGCGACCGGGTCCGCGCTGGTGCCCACATTGGCCACGGTTGAATCCGGAACTTCCGCCACGAGGTCAACTTTGTAACCCCAGGAAGCTTCCACATTCAGCGGCTCAATGGTAACGCCGGTGAGGAACTTTCCCTTGCCCTGGA
The genomic region above belongs to Elusimicrobiota bacterium and contains:
- a CDS encoding PAS domain-containing protein, giving the protein MVKNIQEYYQCILDNLTGGLVSVDMSGKVVYINPTAGRILHLESVPGCLDKKYDSAFESFPALRDVIRETIETGKTVRRAEISIMHASTPLIIGYSTMQVRGADGKEMGVTVIFQDISFVAAKK
- a CDS encoding DnaJ domain-containing protein encodes the protein MPPKYINYYSVLGVSKTASGAEIKSAYRKLALKHHPDRNPGNKTAEAKFKEINEANEVLSDPEKRKLYDQLGENYRDGQNFTPPPGGGFEHSRQGGFQYTGQGQGQHDFSQFEGFSDFFNSIFGGAEGFGGAAHGGFGDAGGFERAGYPQQTRSRLDLDAELELSLKDLVCGGHKDLSFSYRTGRRTETKQVSVNIPKGLRAGSRLRLKGQGASAQGRTGDLYLNIKIAEDPRFTVKGDDLEVKVTATPWDAALGAEICVPAIDGPLTIKLPPNSHTGRSMRISGRGLPKKDGARGDLYALIEIDIPDSLTQEQRDLFKKLKDLE